The following coding sequences lie in one Deltaproteobacteria bacterium genomic window:
- a CDS encoding PilZ domain-containing protein has protein sequence MERREFLEEDRRKYPRYDSVPEITYTYGFYSEPIEAETLELSLGGARIHTAVPLLVGESLEVNISVDEEEIDVVAKVVHTSRLADDRFVVGLSFENISEIKRKVLNHFFSSYVRNYPRGSI, from the coding sequence ATGGAACGTCGAGAGTTCCTTGAGGAAGACCGTAGAAAATATCCCAGGTATGATTCGGTTCCTGAGATTACATACACCTACGGCTTCTACAGCGAACCCATCGAGGCCGAAACCCTGGAACTCAGCCTTGGGGGGGCGCGCATACACACCGCGGTACCCCTCCTGGTCGGAGAGAGTCTTGAGGTGAACATTTCGGTGGATGAGGAAGAGATCGATGTCGTGGCAAAGGTCGTCCACACCAGCAGGCTGGCGGATGACCGTTTCGTCGTTGGACTGAGTTTTGAGAATATCTCGGAGATCAAGAGGAAGGTGCTCAATCACTTCTTCAGCAGCTACGTAAGAAACTACCCGCGTGGATCCATCTGA
- a CDS encoding serine/threonine protein phosphatase, translated as MEERALLRAAKEILEDEPRLIALPDRGKAVFVGDTHGDLDASRKVTEGYLNEENTVVFLGDYVDRGDHSLENILHLLGLKVRFPRNLILLMGNHEGFLVKEFYPADFWLQLSLERRQAFHETLVCLPFAVFSSNGILGLHGALPDVETLEDINNVSPGDVSWNQIVWGDFQDVEGERLGEYVGRPQFGRDYFNRLMSRLGRSVLIRAHQPNVGADMFGKRCLTLFTSFAYLPFRSIASVDLSKPRISSIEEVEVEFI; from the coding sequence GTGGAAGAGAGAGCGCTGCTCAGAGCGGCAAAGGAGATTCTGGAAGACGAGCCGCGGCTGATCGCCCTTCCGGATAGGGGAAAGGCGGTTTTTGTCGGGGATACCCACGGCGACCTGGATGCGAGCCGGAAGGTCACGGAAGGGTATCTCAACGAGGAGAACACGGTCGTCTTTTTGGGAGATTATGTCGACCGGGGCGACCATTCACTTGAGAACATCCTGCACCTGCTCGGCCTGAAAGTCCGATTCCCGCGTAACCTGATCCTTCTCATGGGCAACCATGAGGGATTCCTCGTCAAAGAATTCTATCCTGCCGATTTCTGGCTTCAACTATCCCTGGAGAGGCGGCAGGCCTTTCATGAGACCCTTGTTTGCCTTCCCTTTGCGGTCTTTTCGTCTAATGGGATACTGGGGCTCCACGGTGCACTGCCGGATGTGGAAACACTTGAAGACATCAACAATGTGAGCCCTGGGGATGTGTCCTGGAACCAGATCGTGTGGGGAGATTTCCAGGATGTAGAGGGAGAGCGCCTCGGAGAGTATGTGGGACGCCCGCAGTTTGGGAGAGACTATTTCAACCGCCTCATGTCACGTCTAGGCCGGTCCGTCCTCATACGGGCACATCAGCCCAATGTGGGGGCTGACATGTTCGGGAAGAGATGTCTCACCCTCTTTACCTCCTTCGCCTATCTCCCCTTCAGGTCGATCGCCTCTGTCGACCTATCGAAGCCGAGAATCTCCTCCATCGAGGAGGTGGAGGTGGAGTTCATCTAG
- a CDS encoding YjbQ family protein, with protein METVEIRSISRVEFIDITDRVQGVIERLDVSDGVCYVYVPHTTAGLTVNENADPSVQEDVITALERIIPRDQAYRHGEGNSPAHIKASIMGSSVVVFVRSNRLVLGTWQGIYFCEFDGPRNRRVYVTAVEGRP; from the coding sequence ATGGAGACGGTTGAAATACGCAGCATTTCGCGAGTTGAGTTTATAGACATTACCGACCGGGTGCAGGGGGTGATCGAGAGGCTGGATGTCTCAGACGGAGTCTGTTATGTTTACGTGCCACACACGACGGCAGGTCTTACCGTGAACGAGAATGCAGACCCCAGCGTACAGGAAGACGTCATTACCGCTCTTGAAAGGATCATTCCCCGGGACCAAGCCTATCGCCATGGAGAGGGCAATTCTCCGGCTCACATCAAGGCGAGCATCATGGGGTCGTCGGTGGTGGTTTTTGTGAGATCGAATCGACTGGTTCTCGGAACCTGGCAGGGGATCTATTTTTGTGAGTTCGACGGGCCAAGGAACCGCAGGGTATACGTAACAGCCGTAGAAGGCAGGCCCTGA